In one Triplophysa rosa linkage group LG13, Trosa_1v2, whole genome shotgun sequence genomic region, the following are encoded:
- the fam13b gene encoding protein FAM13B isoform X3, whose amino-acid sequence MRKSLSTSLNDSLSTARVFGIPLEEVQHSGQPGHEVPLLVRSIVEYIEEHGGLHLEGLFLVNGNAERVEWLRQRYDSGVEVNLEKEADLASAVSLLRLFLQELPEPIIPASLQAQILQLYQDYSSEEELGRNMKYFLQQLPQVNYSLLRFLCRFLSGVASLQEESWSVGALAAVFGPDIFHLDTDVEDLKEQESVSRILAELLENQEEFFDAEEDDISNTNDYSSINDQITELLEEEKLEACEELPRDGEDGPSSLSPKHDHVTPSSSSHIASISILPGSTDLIQRTIRAAVEQHFLDLQTSIVKELSSYESQVLDSQPIQGNCPTQKTEGTEDHEDVQSESDAEDETLPEKVTEDGPSENSEGPQGSQLSSPTTEESSGMDLDTEALIDAENLNTERLESHPDYEQMDQAEVTTCEPGACDLNANTEPMESANGPQALSRSVFMDSEQEDTVSVYMSWQEEAESGEAQLSPLAGRMMPLPLEEDHQPLLARRFLDFGHSQRFLQQDHDATSKALSCGRPRRASLSSKDSMKGDTVFQPLTKKLQNLKKKIKQFEEQFEKEKNYKPSHADKAADPKVLKWMTDLTKIRKQLKGRQHLLPKGSLRHQAVLQLHRRHSASVPNTPHFTLSRPLNASRQAPLFYAKHKAESELTPQTRPRSNTLPKSFGSTLEHSAHEGPAENEAWGHKPTREETMELIQQRIKAKREEDGWPEDVRVSLSIKMTKEELTCEKTVLQKNLLYYEGLHGRPASPSSKRRNQMLQPIIEGETSHFCGEIEEEEEDEGRGQQENEAMQSENSEIIMDPVGQPSSQQSSQENILSSGKLSLDLRLSSSNASSMPELLEQLWKARAEKKKLRKTIREFEDEFYQQNGRNVQKEDRIPMMDEYKEYKRIKAKLRLLEVLISKQDSSKSI is encoded by the exons ATGAGGAAGAGCCTCTCTACTTCCCTCAACGACTCCCTCAGCACTGCCAGAGTGTTCGGGATCCCCCTGGAGGAGGTGCAGCACAGCGGACAGCCGGGGCATGAGGTCCCTCTGCTGGTCAGGAGCATCGTGGAGTACATCGAAGAGCACG gagGCCTGCACCTGGAGGGTCTGTTTCTAGTGAACGGCAACGCAGAACGCGTGGAATGGCTCAGGCAACGCTATGACAGCGGCGTGGAAGTGAATCTGGAGAAGGAGGCTGACCTGGCGTCCGCCGTCAGTCTGCTACGCCTCTTTCTGCAAGAGCTCCCGGAGCCCATCATCCCTGCCAGCTTGCAGGCACAAATACTGCAGCTCTATCAGG ACTACAGCAGTGAGGAGGAGCTGGGAAGAAACATGAAGTACTTCCTTCAGCAGCTGCCGCAGGTCAACTACAGCTTACTCCGCTTCCTGTGCCGATTTCTGTCCGGTGTGGCATCTCTTCAGGAGGAGAGCTGGAGCGTCGGAGCTCTCGCCGCCGTCTTCGGCCCAGACATTTTCCA TTTAGACACAGATGTTGAAGATCTGAAAGAACAGGAGTCTGTCAGCCGCATCCTGGCAGAACTGCTGGAGAACCAGGAGGAGTTCTTCGATGCAGAGGAGGACGACATCTCCAACACCAATGACTACAGCTCCATTAATGACCAG ATCACCGAGCTCCTGGAGGAAGAGAAGCTGGAAGCCTGCGAGGAGCTCCCGCGAGATGGCGAGGACGGCCCTTCTTCACTCTCACCCAAACACGACCACGTCACCCCCTCCTCCAG TTCACATATTGCTTCCATCAGCATCCTTCCTGGATCTACTGA TTTGATCCAGAGGACCATCCGCGCTGCAGTGGAACAGCATTTTCTGGACCTACAGACATCTATTGTCAAGGAGCTCAGCAGCTATGAGAGTCAGGTGTTGGACTCCCAGCCCATCCAGGG GAACTGCCCTACTCAGAAAACGGAGGGGACTGAGGACCATGAAGATGTTCAGTCTGAATCTGATGCGGAAGATGAGACTCTCCCAGAGAAAGTTACTGAGGATGGACCTTCTGAGAATAGCGAG GGACCTCAAGGTTCTCAGCTCAGCAGTCCGACCACGGAGGAAAGTTCTGGAATGGACCTCGACACGGAGGCTCTCATAGATGCAGAGAATCTCAACACAGAAAG ATTGGAGAGCCACCCTGACTATGAGCAGATGGACCAGGCTGAAGTTACCACCTGT GAGCCAGGCGCGTGTGACTTGAATGCTAATACAGAGCCCATGGAGTCAGCCAACGGCCCTCAGGCTCTGAGCAGAAGTGTGTTTATGGACAGTGAGCAGGAAG ACACTGTGTCGGTGTACATGTCATGGCAAGAGGAGGCCGAGTCAGGAGAAGCCCAGCTGTCTCCGCTGGCAGGCCGCATGATGCCTCTCCCTCTGGAGGAGGACCACCAGCCCTTACTTGCCCGACGCTTTCTCGACTTTGGCCACAGTCAGAGGTTCCTACAGCAGGACCATGATGCCACATCTAAAGCTCTGTCCTGTGGGAG GCCTCGTCGAGCCTCCCTCAGTTCCAAAGACAGTATGAAGGGAGACACAGTCTTCCAACCGCTCACCAAGAAACTCCAGAACCTGAAGAAGAAGATCAAGCAATTTGAGGAGCAGTTTGAGAAGGAGAAAAACTATAAG CCATCTCACGCTGATAAGGCAGCCGATCCAAAGGTCCTGAAGTGGATGACCGACCTCACCAAAATCCGCAAACAGCTTAAAG GACGACAGCACCTGTTGCCCAAAGGTTCCCTGAGGCACCAGGCTGTGCTTCAGTTACACAGACGCCACTCAGCCTCCGTCCCGAACACACCCCATTTTACACTGTCACGCCCCCTCAATGCCTCTAGACAGGCGCCCCTCTTCT ATGCCAAACATAAGGCTGAAAGTGAGCTGACTCCACAGACGCGTCCACGCAGTAACACGCTGCCCAAAAGCTTTGGCTCCACACTGGAGCATTCGGCTCACGAGGGCCCTGCGGAGAATGAGGCGTGGGGTCACAAACCCACCCGAGAGGAGACGATGGAGCTCATTCAGCAGCGCATCAAAGCCAAGAGAGAAGAGGATGGCTGGCCGGAGGATGTCAGAGTAAGTTTGAGCATC AAAATGACTAAGGAGGAGCTTACCTGTGAGAAAACAGTCCTGCAGAAGAACCTGCTGTATTATGAAGGACTTCATGGGCGCCCC GCGTCACCCTCCAGCAAACGGCGCAATCAGATGTTACAGCCCATCATCGAGGGCGAAACCTCCCACTTCTGCGGTGAGAtcgaagaagaggaggaggacgaGGGCAGGGGGCAGCAGGAAAATGAAGCGATGCAGAGCGAGAACTCCGAAATCATCATGGACCCGGTGGGCCAACCCAGCTCTCAGCAGAGTTCACAAGAGAACATCCTGAGCTCGGGGAAACTCAGTCTGGATCTACGGCTCTCCAGTTCGAACGCCTCCTCCAT GCCTGAGCTCCTGGAGCAGCTGTGGAAAGCCAGGGCAGAAAAGAAGAAACTGCGCAAGACCATCAGAGAATTCGAGGATGAATTCTACCAGCAGAACGGCAG GAATGTTCAGAAAGAAGACCGCATTCCTATGATGGACGAATACAAAGAGTACAAACGCATTAAAGCCAAACTGCGGCTTCTGGAGGTCCTTATCAGCAAGCAGGATTCCTCCAAGTCCATCTAA
- the fam13b gene encoding protein FAM13B isoform X7, producing the protein MRKSLSTSLNDSLSTARVFGIPLEEVQHSGQPGHEVPLLVRSIVEYIEEHGGLHLEGLFLVNGNAERVEWLRQRYDSGVEVNLEKEADLASAVSLLRLFLQELPEPIIPASLQAQILQLYQDYSSEEELGRNMKYFLQQLPQVNYSLLRFLCRFLSGVASLQEESWSVGALAAVFGPDIFHLDTDVEDLKEQESVSRILAELLENQEEFFDAEEDDISNTNDYSSINDQITELLEEEKLEACEELPRDGEDGPSSLSPKHDHVTPSSSSHIASISILPGSTDLIQRTIRAAVEQHFLDLQTSIVKELSSYESQVLDSQPIQGNCPTQKTEGTEDHEDVQSESDAEDETLPEKVTEDGPSENSEGPQGSQLSSPTTEESSGMDLDTEALIDAENLNTERLESHPDYEQMDQAEVTTCEPGACDLNANTEPMESANGPQALSRSVFMDSEQEASCPITFPLIDFTCMHLQREGSDTVSVYMSWQEEAESGEAQLSPLAGRMMPLPLEEDHQPLLARRFLDFGHSQRFLQQDHDATSKALSCGRPRRASLSSKDSMKGDTVFQPLTKKLQNLKKKIKQFEEQFEKEKNYKPSHADKAADPKVLKWMTDLTKIRKQLKGRQHLLPKGSLRHQAVLQLHRRHSASVPNTPHFTLSRPLNASRQAPLFYAKHKAESELTPQTRPRSNTLPKSFGSTLEHSAHEGPAENEAWGHKPTREETMELIQQRIKAKREEDGWPEDVRKMTKEELTCEKTVLQKNLLYYEGLHGRPVTREERLIVKHLYDRYRLVKQMLTRVSITPIIASPSSKRRNQMLQPIIEGETSHFCGEIEEEEEDEGRGQQENEAMQSENSEIIMDPVGQPSSQQSSQENILSSGKLSLDLRLSSSNASSMPELLEQLWKARAEKKKLRKTIREFEDEFYQQNGRNVQKEDRIPMMDEYKEYKRIKAKLRLLEVLISKQDSSKSI; encoded by the exons ATGAGGAAGAGCCTCTCTACTTCCCTCAACGACTCCCTCAGCACTGCCAGAGTGTTCGGGATCCCCCTGGAGGAGGTGCAGCACAGCGGACAGCCGGGGCATGAGGTCCCTCTGCTGGTCAGGAGCATCGTGGAGTACATCGAAGAGCACG gagGCCTGCACCTGGAGGGTCTGTTTCTAGTGAACGGCAACGCAGAACGCGTGGAATGGCTCAGGCAACGCTATGACAGCGGCGTGGAAGTGAATCTGGAGAAGGAGGCTGACCTGGCGTCCGCCGTCAGTCTGCTACGCCTCTTTCTGCAAGAGCTCCCGGAGCCCATCATCCCTGCCAGCTTGCAGGCACAAATACTGCAGCTCTATCAGG ACTACAGCAGTGAGGAGGAGCTGGGAAGAAACATGAAGTACTTCCTTCAGCAGCTGCCGCAGGTCAACTACAGCTTACTCCGCTTCCTGTGCCGATTTCTGTCCGGTGTGGCATCTCTTCAGGAGGAGAGCTGGAGCGTCGGAGCTCTCGCCGCCGTCTTCGGCCCAGACATTTTCCA TTTAGACACAGATGTTGAAGATCTGAAAGAACAGGAGTCTGTCAGCCGCATCCTGGCAGAACTGCTGGAGAACCAGGAGGAGTTCTTCGATGCAGAGGAGGACGACATCTCCAACACCAATGACTACAGCTCCATTAATGACCAG ATCACCGAGCTCCTGGAGGAAGAGAAGCTGGAAGCCTGCGAGGAGCTCCCGCGAGATGGCGAGGACGGCCCTTCTTCACTCTCACCCAAACACGACCACGTCACCCCCTCCTCCAG TTCACATATTGCTTCCATCAGCATCCTTCCTGGATCTACTGA TTTGATCCAGAGGACCATCCGCGCTGCAGTGGAACAGCATTTTCTGGACCTACAGACATCTATTGTCAAGGAGCTCAGCAGCTATGAGAGTCAGGTGTTGGACTCCCAGCCCATCCAGGG GAACTGCCCTACTCAGAAAACGGAGGGGACTGAGGACCATGAAGATGTTCAGTCTGAATCTGATGCGGAAGATGAGACTCTCCCAGAGAAAGTTACTGAGGATGGACCTTCTGAGAATAGCGAG GGACCTCAAGGTTCTCAGCTCAGCAGTCCGACCACGGAGGAAAGTTCTGGAATGGACCTCGACACGGAGGCTCTCATAGATGCAGAGAATCTCAACACAGAAAG ATTGGAGAGCCACCCTGACTATGAGCAGATGGACCAGGCTGAAGTTACCACCTGT GAGCCAGGCGCGTGTGACTTGAATGCTAATACAGAGCCCATGGAGTCAGCCAACGGCCCTCAGGCTCTGAGCAGAAGTGTGTTTATGGACAGTGAGCAGGAAG CATCATGCCCCATCACTTTCCCTCTCATTGACTTCACATGTATGCATCTGCAGAGAGAAGGGAGCG ACACTGTGTCGGTGTACATGTCATGGCAAGAGGAGGCCGAGTCAGGAGAAGCCCAGCTGTCTCCGCTGGCAGGCCGCATGATGCCTCTCCCTCTGGAGGAGGACCACCAGCCCTTACTTGCCCGACGCTTTCTCGACTTTGGCCACAGTCAGAGGTTCCTACAGCAGGACCATGATGCCACATCTAAAGCTCTGTCCTGTGGGAG GCCTCGTCGAGCCTCCCTCAGTTCCAAAGACAGTATGAAGGGAGACACAGTCTTCCAACCGCTCACCAAGAAACTCCAGAACCTGAAGAAGAAGATCAAGCAATTTGAGGAGCAGTTTGAGAAGGAGAAAAACTATAAG CCATCTCACGCTGATAAGGCAGCCGATCCAAAGGTCCTGAAGTGGATGACCGACCTCACCAAAATCCGCAAACAGCTTAAAG GACGACAGCACCTGTTGCCCAAAGGTTCCCTGAGGCACCAGGCTGTGCTTCAGTTACACAGACGCCACTCAGCCTCCGTCCCGAACACACCCCATTTTACACTGTCACGCCCCCTCAATGCCTCTAGACAGGCGCCCCTCTTCT ATGCCAAACATAAGGCTGAAAGTGAGCTGACTCCACAGACGCGTCCACGCAGTAACACGCTGCCCAAAAGCTTTGGCTCCACACTGGAGCATTCGGCTCACGAGGGCCCTGCGGAGAATGAGGCGTGGGGTCACAAACCCACCCGAGAGGAGACGATGGAGCTCATTCAGCAGCGCATCAAAGCCAAGAGAGAAGAGGATGGCTGGCCGGAGGATGTCAGA AAAATGACTAAGGAGGAGCTTACCTGTGAGAAAACAGTCCTGCAGAAGAACCTGCTGTATTATGAAGGACTTCATGGGCGCCCC GTCACCCGAGAGGAACGATTGATCGTGAAGCACTTGTATGACAGATATCGGCTTGTCAAACAGATGCTGACCCGTGTCAGCATCACCCCTATCATA GCGTCACCCTCCAGCAAACGGCGCAATCAGATGTTACAGCCCATCATCGAGGGCGAAACCTCCCACTTCTGCGGTGAGAtcgaagaagaggaggaggacgaGGGCAGGGGGCAGCAGGAAAATGAAGCGATGCAGAGCGAGAACTCCGAAATCATCATGGACCCGGTGGGCCAACCCAGCTCTCAGCAGAGTTCACAAGAGAACATCCTGAGCTCGGGGAAACTCAGTCTGGATCTACGGCTCTCCAGTTCGAACGCCTCCTCCAT GCCTGAGCTCCTGGAGCAGCTGTGGAAAGCCAGGGCAGAAAAGAAGAAACTGCGCAAGACCATCAGAGAATTCGAGGATGAATTCTACCAGCAGAACGGCAG GAATGTTCAGAAAGAAGACCGCATTCCTATGATGGACGAATACAAAGAGTACAAACGCATTAAAGCCAAACTGCGGCTTCTGGAGGTCCTTATCAGCAAGCAGGATTCCTCCAAGTCCATCTAA
- the fam13b gene encoding protein FAM13B isoform X1: MRKSLSTSLNDSLSTARVFGIPLEEVQHSGQPGHEVPLLVRSIVEYIEEHGGLHLEGLFLVNGNAERVEWLRQRYDSGVEVNLEKEADLASAVSLLRLFLQELPEPIIPASLQAQILQLYQDYSSEEELGRNMKYFLQQLPQVNYSLLRFLCRFLSGVASLQEESWSVGALAAVFGPDIFHLDTDVEDLKEQESVSRILAELLENQEEFFDAEEDDISNTNDYSSINDQITELLEEEKLEACEELPRDGEDGPSSLSPKHDHVTPSSSSHIASISILPGSTDLIQRTIRAAVEQHFLDLQTSIVKELSSYESQVLDSQPIQGNCPTQKTEGTEDHEDVQSESDAEDETLPEKVTEDGPSENSEGPQGSQLSSPTTEESSGMDLDTEALIDAENLNTERLESHPDYEQMDQAEVTTCEPGACDLNANTEPMESANGPQALSRSVFMDSEQEDTVSVYMSWQEEAESGEAQLSPLAGRMMPLPLEEDHQPLLARRFLDFGHSQRFLQQDHDATSKALSCGRPRRASLSSKDSMKGDTVFQPLTKKLQNLKKKIKQFEEQFEKEKNYKPSHADKAADPKVLKWMTDLTKIRKQLKGRQHLLPKGSLRHQAVLQLHRRHSASVPNTPHFTLSRPLNASRQAPLFYAKHKAESELTPQTRPRSNTLPKSFGSTLEHSAHEGPAENEAWGHKPTREETMELIQQRIKAKREEDGWPEDVRVSLSIKMTKEELTCEKTVLQKNLLYYEGLHGRPVTREERLIVKHLYDRYRLVKQMLTRVSITPIIASPSSKRRNQMLQPIIEGETSHFCGEIEEEEEDEGRGQQENEAMQSENSEIIMDPVGQPSSQQSSQENILSSGKLSLDLRLSSSNASSMPELLEQLWKARAEKKKLRKTIREFEDEFYQQNGRNVQKEDRIPMMDEYKEYKRIKAKLRLLEVLISKQDSSKSI; encoded by the exons ATGAGGAAGAGCCTCTCTACTTCCCTCAACGACTCCCTCAGCACTGCCAGAGTGTTCGGGATCCCCCTGGAGGAGGTGCAGCACAGCGGACAGCCGGGGCATGAGGTCCCTCTGCTGGTCAGGAGCATCGTGGAGTACATCGAAGAGCACG gagGCCTGCACCTGGAGGGTCTGTTTCTAGTGAACGGCAACGCAGAACGCGTGGAATGGCTCAGGCAACGCTATGACAGCGGCGTGGAAGTGAATCTGGAGAAGGAGGCTGACCTGGCGTCCGCCGTCAGTCTGCTACGCCTCTTTCTGCAAGAGCTCCCGGAGCCCATCATCCCTGCCAGCTTGCAGGCACAAATACTGCAGCTCTATCAGG ACTACAGCAGTGAGGAGGAGCTGGGAAGAAACATGAAGTACTTCCTTCAGCAGCTGCCGCAGGTCAACTACAGCTTACTCCGCTTCCTGTGCCGATTTCTGTCCGGTGTGGCATCTCTTCAGGAGGAGAGCTGGAGCGTCGGAGCTCTCGCCGCCGTCTTCGGCCCAGACATTTTCCA TTTAGACACAGATGTTGAAGATCTGAAAGAACAGGAGTCTGTCAGCCGCATCCTGGCAGAACTGCTGGAGAACCAGGAGGAGTTCTTCGATGCAGAGGAGGACGACATCTCCAACACCAATGACTACAGCTCCATTAATGACCAG ATCACCGAGCTCCTGGAGGAAGAGAAGCTGGAAGCCTGCGAGGAGCTCCCGCGAGATGGCGAGGACGGCCCTTCTTCACTCTCACCCAAACACGACCACGTCACCCCCTCCTCCAG TTCACATATTGCTTCCATCAGCATCCTTCCTGGATCTACTGA TTTGATCCAGAGGACCATCCGCGCTGCAGTGGAACAGCATTTTCTGGACCTACAGACATCTATTGTCAAGGAGCTCAGCAGCTATGAGAGTCAGGTGTTGGACTCCCAGCCCATCCAGGG GAACTGCCCTACTCAGAAAACGGAGGGGACTGAGGACCATGAAGATGTTCAGTCTGAATCTGATGCGGAAGATGAGACTCTCCCAGAGAAAGTTACTGAGGATGGACCTTCTGAGAATAGCGAG GGACCTCAAGGTTCTCAGCTCAGCAGTCCGACCACGGAGGAAAGTTCTGGAATGGACCTCGACACGGAGGCTCTCATAGATGCAGAGAATCTCAACACAGAAAG ATTGGAGAGCCACCCTGACTATGAGCAGATGGACCAGGCTGAAGTTACCACCTGT GAGCCAGGCGCGTGTGACTTGAATGCTAATACAGAGCCCATGGAGTCAGCCAACGGCCCTCAGGCTCTGAGCAGAAGTGTGTTTATGGACAGTGAGCAGGAAG ACACTGTGTCGGTGTACATGTCATGGCAAGAGGAGGCCGAGTCAGGAGAAGCCCAGCTGTCTCCGCTGGCAGGCCGCATGATGCCTCTCCCTCTGGAGGAGGACCACCAGCCCTTACTTGCCCGACGCTTTCTCGACTTTGGCCACAGTCAGAGGTTCCTACAGCAGGACCATGATGCCACATCTAAAGCTCTGTCCTGTGGGAG GCCTCGTCGAGCCTCCCTCAGTTCCAAAGACAGTATGAAGGGAGACACAGTCTTCCAACCGCTCACCAAGAAACTCCAGAACCTGAAGAAGAAGATCAAGCAATTTGAGGAGCAGTTTGAGAAGGAGAAAAACTATAAG CCATCTCACGCTGATAAGGCAGCCGATCCAAAGGTCCTGAAGTGGATGACCGACCTCACCAAAATCCGCAAACAGCTTAAAG GACGACAGCACCTGTTGCCCAAAGGTTCCCTGAGGCACCAGGCTGTGCTTCAGTTACACAGACGCCACTCAGCCTCCGTCCCGAACACACCCCATTTTACACTGTCACGCCCCCTCAATGCCTCTAGACAGGCGCCCCTCTTCT ATGCCAAACATAAGGCTGAAAGTGAGCTGACTCCACAGACGCGTCCACGCAGTAACACGCTGCCCAAAAGCTTTGGCTCCACACTGGAGCATTCGGCTCACGAGGGCCCTGCGGAGAATGAGGCGTGGGGTCACAAACCCACCCGAGAGGAGACGATGGAGCTCATTCAGCAGCGCATCAAAGCCAAGAGAGAAGAGGATGGCTGGCCGGAGGATGTCAGAGTAAGTTTGAGCATC AAAATGACTAAGGAGGAGCTTACCTGTGAGAAAACAGTCCTGCAGAAGAACCTGCTGTATTATGAAGGACTTCATGGGCGCCCC GTCACCCGAGAGGAACGATTGATCGTGAAGCACTTGTATGACAGATATCGGCTTGTCAAACAGATGCTGACCCGTGTCAGCATCACCCCTATCATA GCGTCACCCTCCAGCAAACGGCGCAATCAGATGTTACAGCCCATCATCGAGGGCGAAACCTCCCACTTCTGCGGTGAGAtcgaagaagaggaggaggacgaGGGCAGGGGGCAGCAGGAAAATGAAGCGATGCAGAGCGAGAACTCCGAAATCATCATGGACCCGGTGGGCCAACCCAGCTCTCAGCAGAGTTCACAAGAGAACATCCTGAGCTCGGGGAAACTCAGTCTGGATCTACGGCTCTCCAGTTCGAACGCCTCCTCCAT GCCTGAGCTCCTGGAGCAGCTGTGGAAAGCCAGGGCAGAAAAGAAGAAACTGCGCAAGACCATCAGAGAATTCGAGGATGAATTCTACCAGCAGAACGGCAG GAATGTTCAGAAAGAAGACCGCATTCCTATGATGGACGAATACAAAGAGTACAAACGCATTAAAGCCAAACTGCGGCTTCTGGAGGTCCTTATCAGCAAGCAGGATTCCTCCAAGTCCATCTAA